The DNA region ccttaaattatcaatattgtaaatggacaaataaaatacataacttatgtttagttactttatgtagatttgtttgtttacatgacttacactcatctataGCAGTGTTGACAAAAGTTAATTCTAcaaaatatcacacacacatcactcagacacctgtttcatgtctgttagatgtgctcatctacaatacttatcaaacattatcagatgataaatagacatttagtaaAAGTCTTCAggaagtatatatggtttatgtaaatccactattgagtcgtgtacgtaatggagctcccctgttagttatgcattataaaacatgtttacagcaaaatcacaaatatgctatattatgtaggtcacagacagggtttagattaagcctgtGAAACCTGGGGGATACCGTCTTTAGaccttagttttaataaataattaactccaaaaacaataccactgtatgaaaatgacttatacacttcaatttaaataattatttcgggggaaaaaaatattctcaccgTTGTCTCTCACAGCAAACTGTCATATTCGTCTTTCCAGATTAACGGCGGTTGGTATCCATTTTATTGGTGCattaccgccctcttctgttccgaaGTGTAGATCAGATGATCAGTTTTCCTACTAAAACGTACACATCTCTCAAATTgtcccctaacattaatatctacacacacatcatgcatcaaatcctgcctaaaacccctTCCTCCTTTAAAACGTAATCAATATTCTACTGATTCTACTCTGTGCCCTAATTAAAGCCGCCATATTGCCAACAACTTATCGTTTTGagatctcgcgtggttctgtgtgatttgaacttcaagttacgcccacttcaagttacgcccccgtcttgcagtctgcagacgtacACGCTTGGCTCCCCGTAGACAGGCTCTGGTTTGAAGTATTCTAGACTACAACCATTGTTGCCATGTCCGCTTAAACTTCTCTGCGAGTGTTTTTGCAAGTTTACTCATAAATACGGGAAGTAAAAGGTTGTGTTTTTCATATAATAAATGTTCTTATTATTTAAAGAAgcctatattattttaaattatattgttacGAAAGTATTAgtgaaaacaatttatttaacgTTTCGCAATGTCTAGTCttcatatatttgaaaataattatatatatatatatatatatatatatatatatatatatatatatatatatatatatatatatatatatatatatatatatatatatatatatatatataattttttctgtgGTGTCCCATCCAGGCATTCAAATCAGAAAAAAGTGTTCGCTGATAATCGTTTTTTTGGTGATTGCTGTTAAATACGACTTTGCCTGATTTTCTTGAGCGATCTGGCAACACATTACAACCAAGGAAGAAATACCAGCGTGGACCTCTGTAAGACCACGTTGAATGCACTTTTGAGTTTGGTTTAATATTTACGTGTTTCTTGCTATCGAGAATTCGTCATGTACTGCTTATAATAACTGGCAGCTTTGCACATTTGATCGCTGTTATTTATCGAAATAATCAATATattcagtattattattttattttgaattagcatATTTTTCAGAAGTCAGAAACATTCTTTATTTCTACAGGTTAAATTGTTATGGCAGGCACTTCTACAAAGACTGTGCACGACATCTTTCAAAATATGGAGTATGGACCATCCAGCACGAGCTCAGCAACTGCACAGGTAAAGCAATCCTCGGGGTAAATGAACTTTGTAttctacatttacatgtattcatttagaagacgcttttaaccaaagcgacttacaaatgaggacagtggaaacaatcaaaatcaacaaaagagcaatgatatgcaagtgctataacaagtatcAGTttagttagcttaacgcagtacacgtagcaagtttttttatatataataaataaaaagaaaaccgacagAATACAGAAAGATTAGAAAACTAGTGTtagtttttattaagaataaaagaaGTAAatgagtgcaagtctaaaagggacacgtttttttttttaaagaataaaattagAACAGAGAGAGTGCTACAGTTGGCGggtcaaataaaatgcatttaatactttGACTCATCAATTTGATATTTATGTATCATTTAAAGTGCCACAGAACACTGCCACCTTTTCACCCTGCGTTACaattagagttgtgacgttcgcgaacgaaccgattcttttgaacggctcataaacatgaacgatgggagccgagtcgcggctggaggggagccgttctttctgtcgttcttttttcctatgcgtatttcacacagatgcacacaaatgacctcctccgcgagacagaacagttatagggggaggggcgcacacagcgcaggccaaccctttatagcgtgatgatattagttattagttgtgcatgttcattgcagcccactttgttattgttcattgacttgaaggggctgatgtcctatttgcaaagtttacagtagtaatagtatgtagtatgtagacatttccattttatttattctaattttatctactttaaatattttttgttttctatcaaaatgttcttgtgtgataacaatgttcttgtgtgaaagtgtttgtagtaaaagctgttttgcacagaaattcattgcagccggctttgtttttgatgtttatttgagtaggtattgtatgaataacataagtcaacgtagctttacacacacacacacacacacacacacacacacacacacacacacacacacacacacacacattttgtactaaaggtaaatccaaaatagtgatgtcactgtctaagcagagggatttgtgcaaccctatggaatatagtccacacatgacaaatgaggtaataatcaatatttcagaataattcaaactcagatattggtgtgtgatatctgagttttaattatttggctacaaatctcacctcatcattcctcccagtgattatttccaggataaactgagatgcccccaagctggcttcttaaaactgactaaatatttaaaaagagccaaaagagccgttcttttgaacggctctttgaaaggaacggatcgcggagatccggatcccctcaaagagccataaatcccatcactagttACAATAATTTACATGTGACTGCACATTAGGATACAGACAGCTCACGAGAGAAGCATGTGATGAGATGCTGCTGGTGGTCCTCTTGCTGTAAATAGACATTAAAAAACAATTGATGTCTCAGAGGAGTAGTTCgcttaaaaaagaaaattcagtcatttactcatcctcaaaaTGCACCAACTCCATATGACTTGTTTTCTCACGTGAAACACAAATGAGCATCTTCGGCAGAAGGTTATGAACTGACAGCTTCAGTCACCATTCACATTAATTGCCATTCATTAATCTTTTTGCCATCCaattaaagtgaaaagtgactGAGCTTGGCAATGTTTATATTTCTTATATCACACTTTATAAAAAGCCAAAGTAAAGTTGTACAGAtagtaacaaagtaaatgtaattttctcACACGCTACCCCTTTGAGTGCTGTGAGCAAAGTTCACAATGGTTAACTCTTCATGTTTTTTGTGCAAGCTATATGTTCTATGAATGATCTACTGCAACCTTCACCCTGTTTTCTCAAAGCCTCTCTATTGGTTCCCTCAGAGAGGAGGAACAACCAAACTACAGTCTGCTTACTTTAATCAAACATGCTTGTTGTTTGAATTATTAGAGAcatttgaattttcagcatatttgAACTTAATTTTGAGATATGAGATATTCATTCCagttaaacacaaaaaaacagttgtccattttttttcattctctcaGTCATGGCTGGAGAAACACTCTCGCATTCTTGGCTTCTTCATTGATGGGAAATTTTCCAGCCCTGCAGACAGACAGACCCAAGATGTGACTGATGCCAACGGTAAGCAATATTTGATCTTTTCCTGAAGTCTAGATCTGTTATATTATCTTCCATGGAGTGATATGATATTCTCCTCCTCCTGTCCTTGTACAGCAGCGGTGGTCTGCAGCACTGTTTGTGCTAAAGCTGAGGATGTTGCGTCTGCTGCCTCATCTGCGGCTGGAGCCTTCAAAACCTGGAGTGAACTGAGCTGTTTCCAAAGAGCCAAAGTGTTACTCAAGTACTAGAGCTTTACTCCGAATAATCTCATAAATGTTACATCATGTGACAATCATTATTAATATATGTCTGGGCCCCAGGTTGGCGAGTGTCCTGCAGAGACACAGTCAGTGTGTGTCGGAGCTGTGTGAGCTCTCTCAGTCTTCTGTCTCTCCCGCTGTGCTCATTAGACTGGCCCAATACTATGCCAGCTGGGCTCAGCTACGAGACACGCTCATGCCTGAGTGGTTCCCACAaggtatgtgagtgtgtgtgtgtgtgtgtgtgtgtgtgtgtgtgtgagtgtgagagagaactTGTTGAAAATGTGTTGTGAGTAGGAGGCATGGTTGTACTAAGAGTCTCATGTCATGTTTTGTCTGTCCACTAGGTGTTGTGGCAGTGGTTGTTTCAGATGACTGCTCTGTCTACTTTCTTCTGCTTAAAGTTTTACCAGCTCTAGCTATGGGTGAGTCTTTTTCTTAAAACATGATATGatacataatatatgaaaaatataatgataCTTTCATATACTCCCACACTTTCAAAAGATAAATGAAGTGACATAAAAacagaggggaaaaaagaaataaatttagttattttttaaataacttgctGACAGCAGCAGTTTAGGCATTTGAAGGTTAACTTGTGTTAATAGTGTTGACTGTAAAAAAACTGTGGCACTTTCCAAAAATTGCATTGTTGCAGATGCAGCACTAATGGCACGTAAATAACATGTCTCACATTTAAAGGTAATGctaaacattataaatgaatgaaaatacaaaaaatcatCATCCCTATACAATTgtggggtttgtgtgtgtgttattgttaaaactttttttcattgGTTTACATTTAActggtgttattttagtatcataaagatagtattacagtttttattaataaaatattttgaatcattaacatttttgttttccattttaacattatttagttttgttcactttttgtttttgtcgtttgatttttttttttaaacatctatatagttattattattattattcatttcattatatttttagcTATTGTAGTACATTAAGTTAAATAAAAcggagaaatgttgccttggcaaatagCTTAAAATTACTaggtttcattttagttttattttattttaagtaacatttttatgttataattgactataatattttgaattatttacatttgtatattttccatttttagttactttctttcattttgtttttcgttttcagtgtgtctgtgtgtatattcattttaagcaatttatttttgttgttttagtacattaagttcaactaaatgtaaatgagaaGTGTTCCCTTGGCAACtagatgaaataaaattacttaatattatttatttttatttcagttaactttttatttcaagtaactatTGTTGATGGTTTTAGTTCTAAATATAATGAACATTAATTATAACCCTGCATTTAACGACTTTAactgctttaatgatttaaaacagCTCAATTCATTAGGAGTTCTTGCtcataaatgtaaaatacttgTAAACCTATCTGAATGAGATGTGCGGGGGGAAATCAAACTGCGGGTTAActattatttatatgtatgtctATTTATTTTCTAGGCAATGCTGTAATTGTGGTGCCTGGCAAGACTACCGCTCTGCCTGCCCTTCTGTTGGCTCAGTTGTTTCTGGAGGCTGAGATCCCTGCTGGAGTACTGAATGTGGTCACAGGCAGTGAAGCATCACTGGGTGCCACAGTGGCTCAAACTCCACAAGTGAGCTACCTGACCTACAGTGGAAGACAACAGACTGGAGAAGCCCTGGCTAAAGCAGTGGCTGGTTGGGGAGTCCccatgtctttctctctctctctcagctcggTGTGCCCTTTTATCATCTTTGATTCAGCAGACCTCGACAGTGCTGTGGACGGCGTGATAGAGCTGGCCTTCAAGAAGAAAAgagatgtaaaaataaatatatagttcttttaaattttaataatatcacaatattgctgttttactgtattttgatcaaacgcatgcagccttggagagcatgAGAAATTTCtcaagaatataaaaaaataaaatcttatctaTTCCAATATAGTAAATATTTTACAAGTTTCCAAGTTTTCAGCAAAGAACATAGGAAAATGTGTGTTATGTGGTATTTctatatgtatttaataattgggtagctaatatttaatatatatatatatatatatatatatatatatatatatatatatatatatatatatatatactatttgttATTAGtgcttattttctaaaataaaactagTGGCGCTTCAGCAGTACCGCTGTAGTCTGCTAGGGGTGCTCACTGATTGAAAACCACTTGTCATGTAtagaacaaatataataataatctttttgcCTGCTTCTCTCTTTCTCATGTCCAGTTCCAGTGGGTGCTCTGTGTGCAGGAATCAGTGTTGGACAGTGTTGTGGCCAGGCTGAAGTTGAGAATGACTGGGATGAAATGTGTTCCTCTTGCTATCGCGACAGACAGGAATCTTCTAGATGCTGCAGTTCAGGAGGCCCAGCAGAAGGGGGCGACAGTGTGTGGACATTTAAGTTTAAATGTTGACAAATATTTTAGGATGCATTTTTTGGCATTTAATGGGCGAATGCTTTCGTCTTTCTGATTTCTTGTGGTTTTACATCTTGTAGCTGATCCAGTCATGTCCACCTGGAACTGGTGCTGTCTACCCCCCTACTGTACTGTGTGGATCGGCTCCTTCCTGCGAGTCTGTGATTTCACCTCCTCCAGGCCCTGTGCTGCCCCTCATATCCTTCAGGAGCTCTGCTGAGGGAGTTACACTCGGTGAGGATGCAGTTAAAAAGAACTGATTTATATGAAGCTAAAGAGTTGACTATTTCCATTGGCACGCATTGTTGTCTGAGTGCAGTGAAAATCATTCTATTTTGCAGCTTTTAATGGAATGTTTTCACAAATGTACATATTATATTAATGCCATTGCAATATAAGTTAAAAGTTTTGTGATCTGTGCTTGTGTATAGGAAACCACAGTCCTTATGGTCAGGCGGCCTCCATCTGGACTGAAGATTTGACTTTGGCTTTGGAGTCTGCAAAGAGGTACATACATGCTTGGTCAAGTATATGGACAACCttgattttattttgatcttGATCTCTTACTGCCctcactgtctctctttctttctctacaGTCTGTGTGTAGGTTTGGTTTGGGTGAACTGTCATTCTGTAATGGATCCTGCATTGCCTCTGTGTGGACGGAGGGAGAGCGGGAACTGCACCGATGGAGGCAGAGAggtatattataaaaatggtcACATGCTTAGTTTCGTGTACTGAGAATGGGATTCAGTGCTGTCTGCGCTATTGTTTCTGTTCCTTTGGGTTTTCTACTGTATTTCTGATTGGTTTTATGGTCTTGTTTGGTGGCCAGTTCTGAATTCCTGACTCCTCTGTGCTTTTTGTTCCCTTGTAGGGTCTGTATCAGTTCCTTCGGCCGTCACATTCACCTTCCCTCCCTCACTCCAGTCCCAGCTCTATCAACTATGCTGGCTTTGGCTCAGCAGCTTCCAAATTCATGATACCCGAAGGATTGGATCCTTCCAGGTGGGTGTGTTGAAGCTCATAGTTCAGTGGTTTGGTGTCATAAATTGATATGTCAAAAAATGATCTTGTTCATCAAAAGTCTGTATTGATAAGtattagagatcgaccgatatgggtttttctatagccgatgccgatgtttagaggtcagggtcagccgatggccgatatgtgctgccgatttttagggccgatatcttgaagttttccccttcatttgcatgctaaaatgtcacactaataataagtggatgcacaacatttctaaacttatcatcatttattgagcactgacttgaaccatctctcgaatcttaattttgtgcactgcacggtattaaaataaaaaatgtatccaaagttaaccaaacaaaatcaataaactgaccaagtattaaatatataaaacaggtaatatatatatatatatatatatatatatatatatatttacataaaagttttagagcatttattaaGTAgaattttttcaagtttgttggaacataaatgtaaacttaaatatacatttaaataaatacaattttaaaaataaaaatctgaaaaatataaaaaaaaaaatatataaaaaataaataacagtagtgctgcaaacacactagcaaccagcaacatttgtgtttggtataaatgacacagaacatctaaagtgcattctaatttcaaacttacatcgcagtctgttcattattaaaataaagtatagtcaaccaaacatttaaaaggttaaactggtcagtttaaatagaccgtagtataccggtccactctgctgttatgccaaggaggtttttgctcatgtgtagaggatgatctttccgtctagtttacattaaataaataaaaaatattatagtttaacattcagatacattgcgaatatggaaacatttggatatgtgcagaacgagacgtgagcaataacctccaaatacatcgtCAAacctcgtcctcgtatggatcggatcatttttcggatcagcaaaaaaaaaaaaaaggccaagacaaataaacattcgttttgtctttttttattaacattaaattattaaattaaaatatatgaaatcaagtgcacataatatcttctttttaacataatagcccgacttctcatctcccTGTCTGCTgtaatgaagtgagcagttatcgtcacagagctctccgtccccctggacgtccacccttctgtcatgagcgcaacagaggatgctcgggatagttcatccacaacttttttcttctcctgttcataaagatctggcacaatcttttcactctaacctctttcctcatcattatatctgacagggaatctaAAATGAA from Carassius carassius chromosome 1, fCarCar2.1, whole genome shotgun sequence includes:
- the LOC132145524 gene encoding aldehyde dehydrogenase family 16 member A1-like isoform X1; the protein is MAGTSTKTVHDIFQNMEYGPSSTSSATAQSWLEKHSRILGFFIDGKFSSPADRQTQDVTDANAAVVCSTVCAKAEDVASAASSAAGAFKTWSELSCFQRAKVLLKLASVLQRHSQCVSELCELSQSSVSPAVLIRLAQYYASWAQLRDTLMPEWFPQGVVAVVVSDDCSVYFLLLKVLPALAMGNAVIVVPGKTTALPALLLAQLFLEAEIPAGVLNVVTGSEASLGATVAQTPQVSYLTYSGRQQTGEALAKAVAGWGVPMSFSLSLSSVCPFIIFDSADLDSAVDGVIELAFKKKRDFQWVLCVQESVLDSVVARLKLRMTGMKCVPLAIATDRNLLDAAVQEAQQKGATLIQSCPPGTGAVYPPTVLCGSAPSCESVISPPPGPVLPLISFRSSAEGVTLGNHSPYGQAASIWTEDLTLALESAKSLCVGLVWVNCHSVMDPALPLCGRRESGNCTDGGREGLYQFLRPSHSPSLPHSSPSSINYAGFGSAASKFMIPEGLDPSSVPRFYSQLVSGQLRKADSGYSRSVLAPGGAILAHCPDGGRKDVRNAVEAAIKIQPGWMKKSPAARSQSLYSLADSLDKRRQDMAVSIQTQTDISLEEAEKEVQLSISRLSDWAARSDKEQGGTPFLPQSGSALSSPEALGVLGVILPNSKPLLSLVSLLGAAIAMGNAVIMVPSEKYPLPALEFIQVLQASDIPGGLVSIITGGRDQLAQALANHSVIQSIWYWGSKEGCQFLQYSCVSPLKRLWLHCEEEEEREAGQNWTSSNPSLQEELWRKAVVWKSIWIPTA
- the LOC132145524 gene encoding aldehyde dehydrogenase family 16 member A1-like isoform X2, with the translated sequence MAGTSTKTVHDIFQNMEYGPSSTSSATAQSWLEKHSRILGFFIDGKFSSPADRQTQDVTDANAVVCSTVCAKAEDVASAASSAAGAFKTWSELSCFQRAKVLLKLASVLQRHSQCVSELCELSQSSVSPAVLIRLAQYYASWAQLRDTLMPEWFPQGVVAVVVSDDCSVYFLLLKVLPALAMGNAVIVVPGKTTALPALLLAQLFLEAEIPAGVLNVVTGSEASLGATVAQTPQVSYLTYSGRQQTGEALAKAVAGWGVPMSFSLSLSSVCPFIIFDSADLDSAVDGVIELAFKKKRDFQWVLCVQESVLDSVVARLKLRMTGMKCVPLAIATDRNLLDAAVQEAQQKGATLIQSCPPGTGAVYPPTVLCGSAPSCESVISPPPGPVLPLISFRSSAEGVTLGNHSPYGQAASIWTEDLTLALESAKSLCVGLVWVNCHSVMDPALPLCGRRESGNCTDGGREGLYQFLRPSHSPSLPHSSPSSINYAGFGSAASKFMIPEGLDPSSVPRFYSQLVSGQLRKADSGYSRSVLAPGGAILAHCPDGGRKDVRNAVEAAIKIQPGWMKKSPAARSQSLYSLADSLDKRRQDMAVSIQTQTDISLEEAEKEVQLSISRLSDWAARSDKEQGGTPFLPQSGSALSSPEALGVLGVILPNSKPLLSLVSLLGAAIAMGNAVIMVPSEKYPLPALEFIQVLQASDIPGGLVSIITGGRDQLAQALANHSVIQSIWYWGSKEGCQFLQYSCVSPLKRLWLHCEEEEEREAGQNWTSSNPSLQEELWRKAVVWKSIWIPTA